Below is a genomic region from Hippea sp. KM1.
TTCTTTGTTCTCTTTCAGTCTGTCTTCTATGTCTTTCTTTAAATCTTCAACAGTCTTGAACTGCTTATTTATCTTCTGAGCAAACTCATCGTCTACCTCGGGCAGTTTCTTCTGTTTTAATGATTTTAGCTTAACCTCAAAGACAACATCCTTGCCCTTTAAGGCCCTTAAGGGGTAATCCTTATCAAACGAGGCCTCTATTTTCTTTGTTTCGCCGACCTTCATGCCCTTTAGTTGATCTTCTATCTCCTCTATTAACTGCTTTTTGCCAAGCTCGACGGGCAGGTTTTCACCGCCAAAGTCGTTAATGGGGTAATGTGTTTCTTTTGTGAATGTCTTTATGTCAATGATGCCTATATCGCCCTCTTCGAATGTATCACCCTCTTTATCCTCCAATGTTGCAAAGGCCTCCCTTAGCTGATCCAACACCTTGTTGATGTCTTCTTCTGTTATCTCTATCGGCTTTGCCTCTATCTTTATGCCCTTGTATTCTTTAAGCTCAAATGAAGGCTTAACATCAACCATTGCCGTAAAGCTTAAGCCCTCCTGGTCAAAAACCACATCGGTGAATACAGGATCGGCCACGGTTTCTATCTTGTTGTCTTGTATGGCAAATTCGTAAGCCTCACTCATGAGTTCCCTTTTTGTGTTGTCTTCAATATCCTTTTTGTAATTCCTCAGGATGATCTCTTTTGGCACCTTGCCCTTTCTGAAGCCCTTGATTCTTACGGTTTTTCTCAGCTCGGATACGATTTCCTCTTTCTTTTTTTCGATTCTCTCTGGCTCTACCTTTATGTGAATCTTTTTTCTTGAGGGTTTAACATCTTCAACTGCTACTTCCACCATACTTCCTCCTACCGTTTTAGTTAGCAGAATATACCAAAAGACGGTCTATTTTTCAATTTTATTGTTGGAGTTTGAAGGGATAAACCCCAAAAAAACGGCGGTTTAACTTCTGCCAAAGCGCTGAAAATTAAAAACCTATAAAGTTAACTTGACAAGACACAATAACGGTATATAATTAGATAACAAAGTAATAGAACAGAAGCGGGTCTTAGTGATTTGACTTGTGCCTGGTTGTGTGTTAAACTTGTATTAGGGAGGTTAGTTTTATGGTGAATCTTAAAAAACTTCAAAAAGGGGGGTGATAGGGGGTTGAGAGGATATGTGTGTCAATACGAATAGGCCTTTGGGATGCTTGATTTAAAACCAAAAAGGAGGTTTAGGTATGAAGGAGATTAAATCCAAAGCGGGTTTTACATTGATTGAGCTTCTGGTTGTTATCGCAATCATCGCAATTTTGGCGGCTATAGCTATACCGCAGTATAATCAGTACAGAGAAAGGGCTAAGGCAAAGGATTTGATAACTTTGGCTCACAATTGTGCTCAAGATGTTGTTGCTTACTGTATGGATAAAGATAATGGAACTGATGTTGATGCTTCTAATATAGATTCATGTAAAGCTAGTGGGGATGTAGGATACTTAAAAAGTGTATCTATATCTATTAGTAATGACAATACTACTAAGTGTGGTGGGTTTAAGAGTGAGAATGACAATGTAACCGCTACAGGAAGCGTTGATGGTAAAACATACCAGGCTGTATGTATATTTGATGATGATAGCGGTAGTTTTCATTGCATAGGTCCCACAAAACAATAACAAAATTTTTTTGAGTTTAGTAAAAAGTATTTTTATGGGTTTTAGAAACAGAGCGTTTACTCTTATTGAGTTATTAATAACCATAGCTATTATAGCTATTCTGGCCGCGGTTGCGGCCTTTACTTATTCTACATTTCTAAAACCTGCATACCAAACGAGCCCTTTGAATGCTCTTAATGCTGCTGCAGCTGCCGAGGAAACCTATTATGCTGATAATGGACAGTATGCTTGCACAATAGAGGATCTTACAGGTTTTAATGATGGTACTAAAGATAACAAGTTCATAATCAATAAAGATGCCGATAGCAAAAGGAAATTTATTTTAAAGGTGGACAACTGCACAGCAACAAGTTATACGCTGTCAGTCGAAAATAACCCCACTGACTCCAAATGGAAAGCGAAATGGGTGATTAGCTGTTCGGCTGATATGCCTTACGGTGCCTGCAAACCAAAACAAGTAGAAGGAAGCCCTACAGTTCTCACAAACTTATTTTAACCCCCCCTTTTTTTCACCTGTGAGTGCAAAAATCATGGTTAATTCCTGTTGTTTTTTATTGTATTTTTTCCTTTAGTTTCAGGTTCATCATGTAATTTAGATAAACTCTTTTGATCCTTTCGAAAATCTCTTCGCTTGATCCCCCCCCTTTTTTTCCACCTTGCAGTGCAAAAAAGGGCATTCTAAAATCCCATCCACTCATCCACCCATCTACCCATTTACTCATCTACTCATTCACCCATCCACCCTCTCAACTTCCCACTGGCTGATATTCCTCTCTCTTGAATCAAACACCATCCCAATGAGGTATATCCCTTTATTCTCATTCAAGTATTTCTCATGGTATCTTCTCTCTTTTATCTGCTTTATCGGCTGCTCTTTTGCATCAACCTTAAACTCAATAATTAATATCTTATCCTCTGTCTTAACTGCTAAATCAATCCTTCCCCTGTTTGTTATATCCTCAGGTATCACATCATAGCCCAAAGCCATCAGGTAGACAAAAACAACGCTGCTGTAATAACCCTCGTAGTTTGATATTACATTGTTTACATAGTTTGTGTATGGAATAGAGGCAAAGATCTTCTTAAACAGTTCAACAAAGCCGTTGATGTCGTTTCTGTTTAGACAGTCAAACATATCAAGGCGGTATCTGGCCTTCTGTTGTCTCTGGTTGGTTAGGTAATCTATGAGGAGCTGGTTTAGTGAGATTCTCACCTCTGTGTTTGGTACCCTGAGTGTGTAGGTGTATCCCCCAAGGTTGTCTGCTATCCTTTTGTCAAATGTCAGATAGCCTGTCTGCCAGAGGAGTGCCCTTAGGTCAATGTAATCAACATCAAACGCATTCAGTATCTCTTCTGTAACCTCTGAGTATTCAAGCTCTGGGATATAGTAATCACCCTCCTTTAGTAATTCTATCAGAAATGATGGGTTTCCTGTCTGCCACCAGTAGTTGCGGAATGTGCCGTTGTTTGAGAGAAACAGAAGTATGTCAAATGGGTTGTATAGTGGTTTGCCAAAGTAGTTGTAGCCGTTATACCACCTCTTTACCAACTCTAAGTCTATACCCTCTATTCTGTCTTTAAAGACAGTCAACAGATCATCATGTGTATAACCACAGATCTCTGCAAACTCTTCATTGAGGGTAATATCCTCTAAGTTGTTCAAACCACTGAATAGGTTGAGCTTTGAGAACTTGCTTACTCCAGTAATAAAGACAAACCTGATGTATCTGTCGCTGTCCTTTATCACAGAGTAGAAGTTCTTTAGAATGTTTCTTGCCCTTTTTGCCATATCCTTGTTTGTGATGTTGTCAAGGATGGGTTTGTCGTATTCGTCTATGAGGATGACGACTCGTTGGGAGTGTTTGGCATGAGCTTTCTCTATCAGTTCTGCAAAACATTCCTCGTTGGATAGATCACCGCAGTCAATCCCTAAGTCTTCCTGGTTTTCCTTTAAAACCCATTTCAGTCTTTTATGGATTCGCTCCTCATCCAAAGAGTAATCCCCACTGCCAAATGATATCCTTATGACAGGGTGGGGTTTGAAGTCATACTTGTCATAGATGTATAGACCTTTGAATAGGTCTTTGTTGCCTAAAAATATCTCTGCCAATGTGTCAAGGAAGAGTGATTTGCCGAAGCGTCTGGGGCGTGAGAGGAAGTAGTATCCACCGCCCTGCAAGAGTTTTAATGCAAAGTGGGTTTTATCTACATAGTAGCAGTTTTCCTCTATGATCTTGCTAAAGGTCTGGATGCCTATTGGGAGTTTTTTCATGGTAGATAAAATTATAATTCAAAAAAGCATAAAATCAACCCGATTGTATATTTTTCCACTCGTTGCTTGACCTTGTTGTAATTATGGGTTAGTCTTTATGTAAATGATTAGGGTTCTGATTGTGGAAGACGATAAATATTTGGGTGATGCGGTTAAGCTTTATCTAAATAAAAACGGCTTTGAGTGTGATTGGATTTCTGATGATAGAGATGTGGCTTCCACTTTGAATTTTAAGGGTTATGATGTGGTAATACTGGATTTGATGCTGAAATATGAAAAGGGAGAGAATATACTCTCAATGATAAAATCGAAATACAACCTGCCTGTTATAATTTTAACGGCAAAGGGCAAGATAGAGGATAAAAAAACATGCTTCGAGCTCGGTGCTGATGATTACATGGTAAAGCCTTTTGACCCACGGGAGCTGGTGTTGAGAATAAAAAGTGTTTGCAGGCGGTATGGCGATGAGACCGTAAAAGTTGGGGATGTTAGGATAGATCTAAGCAAAGAAACGGTGATGCGAAATGGCGAAAATGTAAACCTGACCAAAAAGGAGTGGGATCTATTGACTTTTTTAGTAAAAAATAGAAACAGGGTTGTATCAAGTGATGAGATCTTAAGCTATGTATGGCCTGATGGGGAAGCGGGTGATGATTCGGTTAGGGCTTATATTAAAAGGCTCAGGGATGCCCTGGGGCATTCTCTCATAGAAACTGTAAAGGGTAGGGGATACAGGCTATCAGGCTGACAATTACTTATCAGGATAAGATTATAATATTGACGGTGGCTATCATGATGTTTTGGCTTGCGGCTATAGATGTTGTGGTGGTCTCTTTTTTCAGAAATAGTATTTTGATGTCTTTTAAAAGGGAAGTCGATATGAGGCTTGATCTGTATAATAAGGGATTTTTAAAGAAGCTTCCTGAGGATATCTGTATAAGCTCAAGCCAGATAAAGAAAAAGGAGTGTATGCTTTACCGTATAAAGGATGGCAAGTATGTATATGTGAACATAGGCAGGATAAAGACACAGCTTGAGAAGTTTACATGGACCTTGATTCTGTGGGAGATGGCCCTAACCATGACTATAGTAATGATTGTTTTTGCTGTTTTTAGAAGGTTTTCTATGAAGCAGAAATACACCGAGGATCTGCTTAAATTTATCTTATTGAGCGTTTCCCATAAATTGGGGAACTTCATATCGGCTCAAAGGGTGAATTTGGAGTTTTTAGATCCAGATGAGCCTATTGTTAAGAAGATGAAGCTTGCTATGGATGAAATGGAGAGCGATTTTAACTTTTTAACAGAAACCCTCGGTAATATATCAAAAAACAGGGATAAGGAATGGGTAAACCTAAAAAAAGAGGTGCTGGGGGTAATAGAAAGCTTATCCAAAAAGCAGTGTGATTTTGAGCTAAACTTAGAGGATGTGGGTGTTAGGGTGGATGTGAACGATTTAAGGATTGTTTTGGGTGAGATATTCAACAATGCCGTTAAGTACAGCAATTGCAAAATCAAGGTGAGCCTTAAAAAGAAGAGTGGGGGTGTGGCGCTTGCGGTATCTAACCGTATAGCGGATAAGCCTTCCAATTCGGGTCTGGGTATCTCCATTATAGAATATATTTCAAAGAAAAACAACTGGGTTTTTTCTAAAAAGGTGAAAGATAGCGAGTTTATGGTTTTCTTGTGGATAAAAAGATGAGATTTGCTATTGAGTTAAACGGATATTCTTGTAAGAAATCTAATGCAAAACGCTTTTTATCTTGCCCAATTCTCCGCCCTTAAACCTTCTATTCTTCTAAACTCCCTTTCATTATTGGTCACAAGAACGGCATCTAAAGATATTGCATGTGCGGCAATTTGGAGATCGTAAGCCCCCATGACATTACCTTTTCTTTCAATTCCAGCTCTGATTTTTCCATAGATTTCGGCTACTTTTGCATCAAAGCCGTAGATAGTAAAGTTCTCTATAAAGCTTTCTATAAGATTAATTAGTCTTTTGCTGTTTTTCTTGTAAGCACCGTAGAACAGTTCGGCAACAACAACAGATGAAAGGGCTAACTCGTGCTCTTGTTCCACTTCTTTAAGTTTTATCCTTATCTCTTCTGGTGCATTTCTGATTATATAGCTGCAGATATTGGTATCAAGCATATAAATCATCTAAAACAGATCCCTTTCTTGAGGCAAGGGCTGATTCCTCTTTTTCATGAACTCACTGGTAATATCTTTAGACTCCCTAAGCCTGTCAAATAAATCATCCCACTTATCATCTGGCGGTATCAGAACTATACGCTTACCCTCTTTCTTTATATACACCGTATCGCAGTTAAGCCTAAACTCTTTGGGTAATCTAACTGCATACGAGTTGCCGCTTTTAAATACTTTTGTTCTGTGCATCAATGCACCACCTCTTCACTAAGTATCTATTAGTAATATATACATAAAAACTGAAACTGTAAAGAAAAACGATATTGTCAAGATTTTTGTGTAATCCACCTATGAGTGCCTCCCAAGAAATATACCGCCCTCAGATAGATGAACTTTTCAATAGATTGAGCAGAATGTAGAGCACCTATCACTGCGTTGCCCTTTTTTCTCCTTAACTCTTCAAAAAGCATTTTATACCCAATAGCAGGGAGACTAAATCAGATTAAAAGAGAGGCTTTCAAAAATCTGATGAGGTTTACGGGGGTATTATAAATATCATCCAAAGACCTTGAGAAAATCAAGAAAATAGCAGCTAAAAAAGGGTTAAGGTACCAGACCTTCATAAAAAGCGTTCTGCACCAGATTATAGAGGAAGAGTCTGCTTAGTTTGGAAATTTTTGGGATTTTTTATAGTGCCGAAACTGGGGAATTTAATTGACCCTGTGTGGGGGACTTTAGAGTCCCATTCTGAAAAAATTATCTTGACATTCCTTTATCTTTTATTTAACTTATAAGTGAAATGGATTTTGAGCTTTTTCTCAAAGGGCAAAAGTTTAAGATATTCACATTAAAAAGGGTTGAAAAGTATATAGAGGCAATAAAAGACAAAAAAGTAAAACAAAGGATTATCCAGTACCTTCTGAGATTAGGTGATAGAATACCGAATAAACCCGAACAGTGGGAAAGTATAAAAGCGTGCAAGAGAGTTAAGGCTTTTGAGTTAAAACCAAAGCCTTACAGGCTGGGCTGTTATGTTTTTGAGGATGCCATACTTGTGGTACATGTATGGAGGGTGCAGAAAAACAGAAGTGTAGATAAGAATAAGGAAATAAAGAAGGTGTGTGAAGTAGTGGAGGAGGTGAAAGATGGGTTTGAAGGGTTTGTTAGAGGAGTATAAATATGACGCCGATTTTATATACGAAGGCCTTATTCTGGATATATCTTACCAACTTAAGAAGCTCATGGAAAAGAAAAATATGACAAAAAAACAACTTGCTAAAAAAATGGGCGTCAAACCCTCTTACATAACGAAGATCTTCAGCGGTAGTAATATAAGCATAAAAACTATAGCTAAGGTGTTGGCAGCTCTTGAGATTGATGCGGAAATTCTTTTGAAAGAAAGAAAAACAGGGAGCTTATACGACGAAGATGGTTTAGAGAAAGGCAGAAATATTATCAAACTTGGCAAGGATATTTTGGAGGTAGATGATGAAGCTGACGGAATCTTCAATACTGCAGCTTAAAGCCATAAAAGTTTTGAACTTCAGAATTGAGGAAAACATAAAAGGCAAAAAGAAATTCAATTTAGATGGGGATTTTGAAGTTGTAGGGTATAAATTAGAAAATGATGTGTATAAAGGTATAGAGTTTAAGTTAGATATAAACAAAGGGTCAAAAAATGCCGCTCTCAAAGCCCATATCGAAATTTTAGCCTTATTCAATGTCGTAGACAAGGAGATGTCCGAAAAGGACAAAACAAGGTTTATGCTATATAATGGCTTATCGATCGTCTACGGTATAATAAGAGGAATGATATATCAAGCATGTTCGGCATTACCTCCCGATTACAGAGTTTTGCCTGCTGTTAATATAAAAGATTTCATAAAAAGCTGTATTGAGGAAAAACTAAAAGAAAAGCTGTAAAAAAGGCCTTTCTCTTTTTATACAGGAATTAAGTAAGGGCGGGCTTAAGCATTAAACCCCAATCCCCTTGAAATGATCTTTAGTCGTTTCCTTTGAGGCAAAGGAAGTATAGATAAAGCCAGAAACTAATTGATTTAACTCCAAAAACCGTTGGAGCAAAAGCTGGATATTTGCTAATATTTTTAAGAACTCAAAATTAGGGAGTGGCAAATATGGAAAAGTATTGGCAGTGTAAAATTACTTGTGTCACCCTTTGAAGGGAGAGGGGTTATATGTTATAACCCCTCTTTGACACTAACCCTTCAAAGGAGGAAAAACACATGTATGATTTGATTTTTACACAATTGAAGGAAGAATTCAAGTCAATGATTGAAAGGATCATGAAAGAGGAAAGAGACAGGTACTTAGAAGAGAACAAATCAACAAGGGCAAATGGATATTACACAAGGTCACCAAAAACAATATTAGGTCAGATGGAGCTTTCCATCCCCAGAACAAGGGACGGCAAGTTCAAAAGCGATGTATTGCCTGAGAGAAAGAGGGTGATGTTTCTCCTTGATGACATAATAAGGGCAATGTTCGTGTCTGGAGTCTCATCAAGGAAGGCAGGCAAGGTTTTAGAAAATCTCATTGGATGTTCCATATCATCCCAGTTTGCAAGCTATATTTCCGACATACCAAAAGAGGTCATAGAGGAGTTCAAAAACAGAAGGTTGGATGATGAGTATCCAGTCCTATACATAGATGCAACATACCTGCCTCTGAAGAGGGACAGTGTAGAAAAAGAGGCAGTTTATGCTGTTCTGGGATTGAGATACGACGGCAGAAGAAACATACTTGCATACTTCCTACCTGGAGGCAATGAGAATACACAGATGTGGAGAGAGATATTTGAGGACCTAAAATCAAGGGGACTAAAGAATGTCAGAATGATAATCAGCGATGATCTAAAAGGGCTCTCAAGATCAATAGAGGAGGCATTCCCCAAAGCAAAGCATCAGCTATGCTGGTTTCATCTGAAGAAGAACATAAAAAGCAAGGTGAGAAAGAGACACTGGGATGAGATGCTGAAAGAGCTAAACCAGATAATGGAGGCTAAGACCCAAGAGGAGGCAGAACTCTTGATGAATGAGTTCATCGACAAATGGAGTAGGCTCTATAAATCCCTAAACAGCCTAAAAAGTAAAGTCAAGAACTATACACACTTCTCAAACCTCAATGAAAAGATAAAGGTATACTTTTCAACAACAAACTGGATGGAGAGGTGTTTCAAGGAATTAAAGGATTCTTTAAGAATTAGGGGTTATCTCCATTCTGAGGACAGTGCTGAAAAGTTCCTTTACCTTTTCTTCAAAGATAAGGATGAGAAGTATTCATCAAGAAAGCTCAGATACTCTGAATACCTGATGGAGGCTTTTGGATAGATGGGGAAACTAAGTGAACCAAACAGGAAGAGGGGTGACACAAAAAAGTTGACATTGCCAAAGTATTACATAGAAATACCAGAAAACACAATCAGAGTATTGGGAATACCTAAAAAGGAAGTGAACTCAACAATAAAAAAGAGCTTGCCGTCTGTCTTTTTGAAAAAGGTAAACTCTCTTTTGGCCAAGCAAGAAAGTTAGCGGGACTATCTGTCTGGGATTTTATTGAACTGTTGAGAAAAAGGGAAGTGCCGCTTCATTGCGACATAGCAGAATTGGAAGAGGATTTGGAGACTCTGGAAAAAATAAGCTTTTAATACTTCATCGTAGCCCGTCATGCACTAATTTCTCACTTTTTAGTGCATATTTTTGTGATATGCACTGAGTTAGGGTATATTATGGTTTCTTTAAAATCTTGAACAGCAACTCATTCACAAAAAACTTCTCCTTTCCTACTTTAGCCTCTTTTAAAACGCCGATACTTGATAGTTCTCTTAGATACTTAGATGCTATGTTTCTTGAGGTATACCGCCCCCACTTATCAAGTCAATTCTTCCCATTTCCCTTTTCTCTCCTTAACTCTCAGTTAATAGGATTATTCCACCTCCTTTTCAAGCAACTATGTTCTCTTTTGTTTCTGTCTTGCACCCATACACCTCAAAAGGCCTCTTTATCCAATAGCAGAGTGTAATCTCTTGCTATTGTCATCTGTCATGTTCTTTGACAGGATACTTTTCAGTTCCGTCATTTCAAATATTTTCCTTAAGGATTGGATGTTATCCCTGGGAGGATACCCAATCCTTGAGAATTACACAAGATATTGTACACTACGCTCGTGCTACACGACGCTTTTTTCTCTTTTCTGCGTGCTTCTTGTATCTTTTTAGCGCCTCTCTCGTCGCATGTCGGGTAAATATGAGCACGAAAAAGGCATCTGGGATTCTCTTTGAGAGCTAAATTCGGGGAGCATGGA
It encodes:
- the tig gene encoding trigger factor, with product MEVAVEDVKPSRKKIHIKVEPERIEKKKEEIVSELRKTVRIKGFRKGKVPKEIILRNYKKDIEDNTKRELMSEAYEFAIQDNKIETVADPVFTDVVFDQEGLSFTAMVDVKPSFELKEYKGIKIEAKPIEITEEDINKVLDQLREAFATLEDKEGDTFEEGDIGIIDIKTFTKETHYPINDFGGENLPVELGKKQLIEEIEDQLKGMKVGETKKIEASFDKDYPLRALKGKDVVFEVKLKSLKQKKLPEVDDEFAQKINKQFKTVEDLKKDIEDRLKENKEREEIDRQKDEILKKLLDEYEFDLPESLVNQETNQMIMEYVKEMYYMGADVSSDEFKPQKLREKFEPEARKRVKSTFILLEIAKKEGIDVSSEEINQVIAQDANARRMNFEDLYKEYQEKGLIPIIQMEILGDKALDLLHKNAQIIEPNKEESKEDKE
- a CDS encoding prepilin-type N-terminal cleavage/methylation domain-containing protein is translated as MKEIKSKAGFTLIELLVVIAIIAILAAIAIPQYNQYRERAKAKDLITLAHNCAQDVVAYCMDKDNGTDVDASNIDSCKASGDVGYLKSVSISISNDNTTKCGGFKSENDNVTATGSVDGKTYQAVCIFDDDSGSFHCIGPTKQ
- a CDS encoding prepilin-type N-terminal cleavage/methylation domain-containing protein is translated as MGFRNRAFTLIELLITIAIIAILAAVAAFTYSTFLKPAYQTSPLNALNAAAAAEETYYADNGQYACTIEDLTGFNDGTKDNKFIINKDADSKRKFILKVDNCTATSYTLSVENNPTDSKWKAKWVISCSADMPYGACKPKQVEGSPTVLTNLF
- a CDS encoding ATP-binding protein, coding for MKKLPIGIQTFSKIIEENCYYVDKTHFALKLLQGGGYYFLSRPRRFGKSLFLDTLAEIFLGNKDLFKGLYIYDKYDFKPHPVIRISFGSGDYSLDEERIHKRLKWVLKENQEDLGIDCGDLSNEECFAELIEKAHAKHSQRVVILIDEYDKPILDNITNKDMAKRARNILKNFYSVIKDSDRYIRFVFITGVSKFSKLNLFSGLNNLEDITLNEEFAEICGYTHDDLLTVFKDRIEGIDLELVKRWYNGYNYFGKPLYNPFDILLFLSNNGTFRNYWWQTGNPSFLIELLKEGDYYIPELEYSEVTEEILNAFDVDYIDLRALLWQTGYLTFDKRIADNLGGYTYTLRVPNTEVRISLNQLLIDYLTNQRQQKARYRLDMFDCLNRNDINGFVELFKKIFASIPYTNYVNNVISNYEGYYSSVVFVYLMALGYDVIPEDITNRGRIDLAVKTEDKILIIEFKVDAKEQPIKQIKERRYHEKYLNENKGIYLIGMVFDSRERNISQWEVERVDG
- a CDS encoding response regulator transcription factor, translating into MIRVLIVEDDKYLGDAVKLYLNKNGFECDWISDDRDVASTLNFKGYDVVILDLMLKYEKGENILSMIKSKYNLPVIILTAKGKIEDKKTCFELGADDYMVKPFDPRELVLRIKSVCRRYGDETVKVGDVRIDLSKETVMRNGENVNLTKKEWDLLTFLVKNRNRVVSSDEILSYVWPDGEAGDDSVRAYIKRLRDALGHSLIETVKGRGYRLSG
- the vapC gene encoding type II toxin-antitoxin system tRNA(fMet)-specific endonuclease VapC, which produces MLDTNICSYIIRNAPEEIRIKLKEVEQEHELALSSVVVAELFYGAYKKNSKRLINLIESFIENFTIYGFDAKVAEIYGKIRAGIERKGNVMGAYDLQIAAHAISLDAVLVTNNEREFRRIEGLRAENWAR
- a CDS encoding AbrB/MazE/SpoVT family DNA-binding domain-containing protein, with the protein product MHRTKVFKSGNSYAVRLPKEFRLNCDTVYIKKEGKRIVLIPPDDKWDDLFDRLRESKDITSEFMKKRNQPLPQERDLF
- a CDS encoding helix-turn-helix domain-containing protein, producing the protein MGLKGLLEEYKYDADFIYEGLILDISYQLKKLMEKKNMTKKQLAKKMGVKPSYITKIFSGSNISIKTIAKVLAALEIDAEILLKERKTGSLYDEDGLEKGRNIIKLGKDILEVDDEADGIFNTAA
- a CDS encoding IS256 family transposase; the encoded protein is MYDLIFTQLKEEFKSMIERIMKEERDRYLEENKSTRANGYYTRSPKTILGQMELSIPRTRDGKFKSDVLPERKRVMFLLDDIIRAMFVSGVSSRKAGKVLENLIGCSISSQFASYISDIPKEVIEEFKNRRLDDEYPVLYIDATYLPLKRDSVEKEAVYAVLGLRYDGRRNILAYFLPGGNENTQMWREIFEDLKSRGLKNVRMIISDDLKGLSRSIEEAFPKAKHQLCWFHLKKNIKSKVRKRHWDEMLKELNQIMEAKTQEEAELLMNEFIDKWSRLYKSLNSLKSKVKNYTHFSNLNEKIKVYFSTTNWMERCFKELKDSLRIRGYLHSEDSAEKFLYLFFKDKDEKYSSRKLRYSEYLMEAFG